The window CCTTTTTGTGTTTTTGTAGAAACCAAATGATGCAAATTTTTTGCAACTTGATGTATTTTTTTGTCTCTCATGGTGTTATCATATTGCTTATAAATAAGGACAATAATATggatattataatataaatgtatatatatatatatatatatatatatgtgagtattaaaaaaaaataaatattttaatctgttttgtaatttttctaaccaattgttttttttttctctctTCAAGTCCAAGcatcatattatttctttgtTCCTTAACCTGaggtaaaaaaataaagaaaaaaaaatatcatacatatatatatatatatatatatatatatatatacattttcGCTTTTTTCAATTTCTCACATAATTATCCATTTCATGTATTTGCATTTTCCTCTTAAAATAatcatgtatatatttccttGAGTAGTATCCTCGAAaactttatatattaaaaaaaaaaaaaaaaaaaaaaaaaaacccaaattattaaatatatatttctatatatattatatgttcaAGATTTATCATTTTACATCTTTTGTATTTTCGTAGCGTTGTCAGACAAATACAAAATAGCTTGCTCCTCTGATTTTGctttcttcattttttttaataaaaatttacaGCTTAACATTTGTATTTGATTTtgcatatattttatgtaatatctaaataatgttataattatatatataatatatgatacacatgaatatatatatatatatatatatatatatatatatatatatttatttattatatatgtctTATTAATTCCCatgttttaaatttttacttaaaaattaaatatttttttctaacAACAAAACCTCTAAAGCATTTCTGTATTAATATAGCAGCCTgaatttctttttctttattttgttttgtttCTCTATCtcaaaataaattaaattaaaaaataaataaataaatatatatatatatttatatttatttattttatatattccttttatttttattacttcACAAGGGTT of the Plasmodium reichenowi strain SY57 chromosome 11, whole genome shotgun sequence genome contains:
- a CDS encoding hypothetical protein (conserved Plasmodium protein, unknown function), whose protein sequence is MNLKNLYNYNNITVEYKTLVKETKQNKEKEIQAAILIQKCFRGFVVRKKYLIFKYYIKYMQNQIQMLSCKFLLKKMKKAKSEEQAILYLSDNATKIQKIFRGYYSRKYIHDYFKRKMQIHEMDNYVKEQRNNMMLGLEERKKKQLQYDNTMRDKKIHQVAKNLHHLVSTKTQKGVYNLKIENIIKEQQKNIKRKDKNYHKK